One window of the Doryrhamphus excisus isolate RoL2022-K1 chromosome 10, RoL_Dexc_1.0, whole genome shotgun sequence genome contains the following:
- the LOC131137680 gene encoding gastrula zinc finger protein XlCGF57.1-like codes for MDHFKKEEEDMDPQPFVIKEEEGEPQLPYIKEEEEDHRISQEGEHPKGLDEFPVIVVTVKSEDNEDQSEETREAEPSSSSWTQHITEADGDRCEGSHAHNLLPPRSDSDEATSHSHDTDDDDAEADMTRHTGTQLSQHVHLIEDTQVQTVEKPFPCTLCGKRFSRRSNLNKHTKIHTGEKPFPCMLCGKRFSQRSHLKEHTIIHTEEKPFSCTVCARSFKRKSDLTTHTRTHTGEKPFLCTLCGKRFSHLLHFKEHTRIHTGEKPFPCTVCGKRFSQRVHLKEHTTIHTGEKPFPCTVCGRGFNRKSDLKIHTTTHTGEKPFPCTVCGKSFSRNIYLIKHTRTHTGEKPFSCMLCGKRFSYQSHLKEHTKIHTGEKPFPCVLCGKRFSQQVKLKEHTTIHSGEKPFPCTVCERGFSRKSDLKVHSMMHTGEKPFPCTLCGKHFPRKMSLIRHTRIHSREKNFSCSKCGQRFTNNPSLTKHIVRKHSGE; via the coding sequence ATGGACCACTTTaagaaagaagaggaggataTGGATCCACAACCCTTCgtcattaaagaggaagagggagaGCCCCAGCTCCCctacattaaagaggaagaggaggatcacCGCATCAGTCAGGAGGGAGAACATCCTAAAGGACTGGATGAGTTCCCAGTGATTGTCGTGactgtgaagagtgaagataATGAAGATCAAAGTGAGGAGACGAGAGAGGCAGAGCCTTCGAGCAGCAGCTGGACTCAACACataacagaagctgatggagatcGCTGTGAAGGATCACATGCACACAACCTCTTACCTCCGCGATCAGATAGCGACGAGGCGACATCACACTCTCATGACACGGATGATGACGATGCCGAAGCTGATATGACACGTCACACTGGCACACAATTATCTCAGCACGTACATTTGATAGAAGACACACAAGTGCAAACTgtagagaaaccttttccttgcacgCTGTGTGGTAAAAGGTTCTCTCGGCGGTCAAATttgaacaaacacacaaaaatacacactggagagaaaccgtttCCTTGCATGCTGTGTGGTAAAAGATTCTCTCAGCGGTCACATCTGAAAGAACACACAATCATACACACTGAAGAGAAACCTTTTTCTTGTACGGTGTGCGCGAGaagttttaaaagaaaaagtgatTTAACAACACACACTagaacacacactggagagaaaccttttctcTGCACGCTGTGTGGGAAAAGATTCTCTCATCTCTTACATTTCAAagaacacacaagaatacacactggagagaaaccttttccttgcacgGTGTGCGGTAAAAGATTCTCTCAGCGCGTACATTTGAAAGAACACACAAcaatacacaccggagagaaaccttttccttgcacaGTGTGTGGGAGAGGATTTAATCGAAAAAGTGatttgaaaatacacacaacaacacacaccggagagaaaccttttccctgCACGGTGTGTGGGAAAAGTTTCTCTcggaacatatatttaataaaacacacaagaactcacactggagagaaacctttttcttGCATGCTGTGTGGGAAAAGATTCTCTTATCAGTCACATTtgaaagaacacacaaaaatacacactggagagaaaccttttccttgcgTGCTGTGTGGTAAAAGATTCTCTCAGCAGGTCAAGTTGAAAGAACACACAACAATACACtcgggagagaaaccttttccttgcacgGTGTGTGAGAGAGGATTTAGCCGGAAAAGTGACTTAAAAGTACACTCTATGatgcacactggagagaaaccttttccctgCACGCTGTGCGGTAAACATTTCCCTCGGAAGATGTCTCTAATaagacacacaagaatacacagtcgagaaaaaaacttttcttGTTCAAAGTGCGGTCAGCGATTCACAAATAATCCAAGCTTGACGAAACACATTGTAAGAAAACACAGCGGGGAGTAA
- the LOC131136816 gene encoding C-type lectin mannose-binding isoform-like: MAFALRVFFLLCGISGMLTGVWAWPLMKDNGVCCPEGWTQVNDRCYILQTDHRNFSDAESICNIIGGNLASIRDDVENFVVFAVARLGQSVPAWIGLHNAFEVKHLPAPKLSN, encoded by the exons ATGGCATTTGCCCTTCGTGTGTTCTTCCTGCTTTGTGGGATCAGTGGAATGTTGACTGGAGTT TGGGCTTGGCCTCTCATGAAGGACAATG GTGTTTGCTGTCCTGAAGGCTGGACTCAGGTGAATGATCGCTGTTACATCCTCCAGACTGACCACAGAAATTTTTCAGATGCAGAG AGCATCTGCAACATCATTGGTGGGAATCTGGCGTCAATCAGAGACGACGTGGAAAATTTTGTCGTTTTTGCTGTGGCCCGGTTAGGGCAATCAGTGCCAGCCTGGATTGGACTCCATAATGCCTTTGAGGTGAAACATTTACCAGCGCCAAAGCTGTctaattaa